A single region of the Acidimicrobiia bacterium genome encodes:
- a CDS encoding ABC transporter ATP-binding protein, which produces MEGVTKTFPGVVANDRVSMKVEQGEIHAICGENGAGKSTLMKILYGMLQPDSGRILVDGEEVHFRSPSDAIAKGIGMVHQHFMLADQLTVLENVILGSEPTRSLGRIDFRAAGQHFVDVSLSYGLSVDPDELVETLEVGERQRVEIIKVLFRGARILILDEPTSVLVPHEVEELFRNMRDLKEAGSTIIFIDHKLEEVLEIADSITVLRQGKTVATVKPSDVTASDLAELMVGSELPTPATTTSTVTDIVALSVRGVTVLDEDERAVVRDVSFDVRRGEIFGIAGVEGNGQTELIDALVGTRVLASGTIEFNGADATLWNVRRRREHGLAYIPQDRHREGLLLHSPLWENAALGHQTLPPFSRGIWFDRKGARGRTDEIVATFDVRTPSIEVAAHALSGGNQQKMIVGREMVSDPKVLIAAHPTRGIDVGAQADVWRELRRARAEGMATVLVSADLEELIGLSDTLVVMLRGQIVATLDPETVTPRDLGSYMTGAALGDAVA; this is translated from the coding sequence ATGGAAGGGGTCACCAAGACCTTTCCCGGTGTCGTGGCCAACGATCGTGTCTCAATGAAGGTCGAACAGGGCGAGATCCATGCCATCTGCGGCGAGAACGGCGCTGGCAAGTCGACCCTGATGAAGATCCTCTACGGGATGCTCCAGCCGGACTCAGGCAGGATCCTGGTCGACGGCGAAGAGGTGCACTTCCGTTCCCCGAGCGACGCCATCGCCAAGGGCATCGGCATGGTCCACCAGCATTTCATGCTCGCCGATCAGCTCACGGTGCTCGAGAACGTCATCCTCGGTAGCGAACCGACCAGGTCGCTGGGGCGCATCGACTTTCGGGCCGCAGGCCAGCACTTCGTCGATGTCAGCCTCTCTTACGGGCTGAGCGTCGACCCCGATGAGCTCGTCGAGACTCTGGAGGTGGGGGAGCGGCAGCGCGTCGAGATCATCAAAGTGCTGTTCCGGGGAGCCCGGATCCTCATTCTCGACGAACCGACCTCGGTGTTGGTGCCCCACGAGGTGGAAGAGCTGTTTCGCAACATGCGCGATCTGAAGGAAGCAGGCTCGACGATCATCTTCATCGATCACAAGCTCGAGGAGGTGCTCGAAATCGCCGACTCGATCACCGTGCTGCGCCAGGGCAAGACGGTGGCGACGGTCAAGCCCTCCGATGTCACCGCCTCGGACCTGGCGGAACTCATGGTCGGTTCCGAATTGCCGACGCCGGCGACGACGACCTCGACCGTGACCGACATTGTCGCCCTGTCGGTGAGGGGGGTAACCGTGCTCGACGAAGACGAGCGGGCGGTGGTGCGGGACGTCTCCTTCGACGTGCGCCGGGGAGAGATCTTCGGGATCGCCGGGGTGGAGGGCAACGGACAGACCGAACTCATCGATGCCCTGGTCGGCACGCGGGTCCTGGCGTCGGGAACCATCGAGTTCAACGGTGCCGATGCGACCCTGTGGAACGTACGCCGCCGCCGGGAGCACGGGTTGGCGTACATCCCACAGGATCGTCACCGCGAGGGTCTGCTGCTCCACTCGCCGCTGTGGGAGAACGCCGCCTTGGGTCATCAGACGCTGCCGCCGTTCTCCCGAGGTATCTGGTTCGACCGCAAGGGGGCGCGGGGCCGCACCGACGAGATCGTGGCGACCTTCGACGTACGGACGCCGAGCATCGAGGTGGCGGCGCATGCGCTATCCGGGGGCAACCAGCAAAAGATGATCGTCGGGCGGGAGATGGTGTCCGACCCCAAGGTACTCATCGCCGCCCATCCGACCCGGGGTATCGACGTGGGCGCCCAGGCGGATGTGTGGCGGGAGTTGCGGCGGGCGCGTGCTGAAGGCATGGCCACGGTGCTCGTCTCGGCCGACCTCGAGGAGTTGATCGGCCTCTCGGACACGCTCGTCGTCATGCTTCGCGGGCAGATCGTCGCCACGCTCGACCCGGAGACGGTGACGCCGCGCGACCTCGGTTCGTACATGACCGGCGCCGCCCTCGGGGACGCGGTGGCATGA
- a CDS encoding BMP family ABC transporter substrate-binding protein: MLRKRFAFAALIVAFALVAAACGDSGGDGTTTTGAGNGVVVPDFCPEILGAAEADADGSGVNVGLTYDLLGRGDQSFNDAAACGADWARFYLGVSVSEITPTDAAARATDLQLQAENSSIVIGNGFSFDVAFPDVCVNNPEVDFAITDTGLLDFSQDPPVPYCDNGRGMVFAEHEGSFLVGVAAALKTETGTVGFIGGVSGIGLIEKFQAGFIAGVHAVDPTIEVVSSYISEFPDFAGFESPDRGREIALAMYGEGADIVYAAAGLSGSGMFAAAKEYTEANGSKVWGIGVDSDQYNTVDPDQREYVLTSMLKRVDVAVFYAIYDHLTGNFTGGPTEYNLAADGVGYATSGGFVDDIVDQLEDFKARIVSGEIVVPTAP; the protein is encoded by the coding sequence ATGTTGAGAAAACGCTTTGCTTTCGCCGCGCTCATCGTGGCCTTCGCCCTCGTGGCGGCGGCCTGCGGTGACAGCGGCGGCGATGGCACGACTACCACAGGAGCCGGCAACGGCGTTGTCGTACCCGACTTCTGTCCCGAGATTCTCGGAGCTGCTGAGGCAGACGCCGACGGATCGGGCGTCAACGTCGGCCTGACGTACGACCTGCTCGGCCGTGGTGACCAGTCGTTCAACGATGCCGCCGCGTGTGGCGCCGACTGGGCGCGGTTTTACCTCGGCGTCTCCGTCTCGGAGATCACGCCGACCGATGCGGCCGCCCGAGCCACCGACCTGCAGCTGCAGGCGGAGAACTCGTCGATCGTCATCGGCAACGGCTTCTCGTTTGATGTCGCGTTCCCGGACGTATGTGTCAACAACCCGGAGGTGGACTTCGCCATCACCGACACCGGCCTGCTCGACTTCTCGCAGGACCCGCCTGTGCCTTACTGCGACAACGGTCGCGGCATGGTGTTCGCCGAGCACGAGGGATCGTTCCTCGTCGGTGTGGCCGCAGCCCTCAAGACCGAGACCGGCACGGTCGGCTTCATCGGTGGTGTGAGCGGCATCGGTCTCATCGAGAAGTTCCAGGCCGGCTTCATCGCCGGTGTCCACGCGGTGGATCCGACGATCGAGGTCGTCTCTTCGTACATCAGCGAGTTCCCCGACTTCGCCGGCTTCGAGTCTCCGGACCGTGGCCGTGAGATCGCCCTCGCCATGTACGGCGAAGGTGCGGACATCGTGTATGCCGCCGCCGGTCTGTCCGGCTCCGGCATGTTCGCTGCCGCCAAGGAGTACACCGAGGCCAACGGTTCGAAGGTGTGGGGTATCGGAGTCGACTCCGACCAGTACAACACTGTCGATCCCGACCAGCGGGAGTACGTCCTGACCTCGATGCTCAAGCGGGTGGACGTGGCGGTGTTCTACGCCATCTACGACCACTTGACGGGCAACTTCACCGGGGGTCCGACCGAGTACAACCTCGCGGCCGACGGCGTTGGATACGCCACCAGCGGTGGATTCGTCGATGACATCGTCGACCAGTTGGAGGACTTCAAGGCTCGCATCGTGTCGGGTGAGATCGTCGTTCCGACGGCACCGTAG
- a CDS encoding ATP-dependent Clp protease ATP-binding subunit gives MFERFTDRARRVVVLAQEEARLLNHNYIGTEHILLGLIHEGEGVAARGLESLGISLESVRSQVVEIIGQGAQAPSGHIPFTPRAKKVLELSLREALQLGHNYIGTEHILLGLIREGEGVAAQVLQKLGAELHKVRQTVIQLLSGAQGEDSGEAPTGSSGRRGESASGSTVLDQFGRNLTQYARERKLDPVIGRQREIERVMQILSRRTKNNPVLIGEPGVGKTAIVEGLAQRIIEGDVPDTLAGKHLYTLDLGALVAGSRYRGDFEERLKKVLKEIRTRGDIILFIDEIHTLVGAGAAEGAIDAASILKPMLARGELQTIGATTLEEYRKYLEKDAALERRFQPIQVDEPNVAETIQILTGLRDKYEAHHRASYTDAALVSAANLADRYVADRFLPDKAIDLIDEAGSRMRLRRKAATPELEDIEKRLSDVRGQKEEAVQSQQFERAAQLRDQERELITDRTDHEAALGEAEDVTGSIIDEEQIAEVLAQWTGIPVQSLTEEETAKLLRMEEDLHERIVGQHEAIQAVSRAIRRTRAGLKDPRRPSGSFIFLGPSGVGKTETAKALAAFLFGTESALIQLDMSEYMEKHTVSRLVGSPPGYVGYDEGGQLTEAVRRKPFSVVLFDEIEKAHPDVFNTLLQILEDGRLTDAQGRTVDFKNTVIIMTSNLGTQDLKRKAVGFSTDSEAASYEKIKERVTEALKKQFRPEFLNRIDEVIVFHELTMDEVKAIVDLMIVRIREQLKSQAVELVLSDDAKAFLAGQGYDPQLGARPLRRSIQRMLEDPLSEKMLFGEFPAGSTVLVDVDPEDLGRLAFTSVDSTIESPVSH, from the coding sequence TTGTTCGAGCGTTTCACCGACCGGGCACGACGGGTCGTCGTCCTCGCCCAAGAGGAAGCCCGGCTCCTGAACCACAACTACATCGGCACCGAGCACATCCTGCTCGGCCTCATCCATGAGGGTGAGGGCGTCGCCGCCCGCGGTCTGGAGAGTCTCGGTATCTCGCTCGAGTCGGTCCGGAGCCAGGTCGTGGAGATCATCGGCCAGGGTGCTCAGGCCCCGAGCGGCCACATTCCTTTCACGCCCCGTGCCAAGAAGGTGTTGGAGCTCTCGCTGCGCGAGGCACTCCAGCTCGGCCACAACTACATCGGCACCGAGCACATCCTGCTCGGCCTCATTCGCGAGGGCGAGGGTGTCGCCGCTCAGGTGCTGCAGAAGCTCGGCGCCGAACTGCACAAGGTCCGCCAGACGGTCATCCAACTGCTCTCCGGCGCCCAGGGTGAAGACAGCGGCGAGGCGCCCACCGGTTCCTCGGGCAGGAGGGGCGAGTCGGCATCGGGTTCGACCGTTCTCGACCAGTTCGGTCGGAATCTGACCCAGTACGCCCGCGAGCGCAAGCTGGATCCGGTGATCGGCCGCCAGCGTGAGATCGAGCGAGTGATGCAGATCCTCTCGCGGCGCACCAAGAACAACCCGGTGCTCATCGGCGAGCCCGGCGTGGGCAAGACCGCCATCGTCGAGGGCCTCGCCCAGCGGATCATCGAAGGGGACGTCCCCGACACGCTCGCCGGCAAGCACCTCTACACGCTGGATCTGGGTGCCCTCGTCGCCGGATCACGGTACCGCGGCGACTTCGAAGAGCGACTCAAGAAGGTTCTGAAGGAGATCCGCACCCGCGGCGACATCATCCTGTTCATCGACGAGATCCACACCCTGGTCGGCGCCGGCGCCGCCGAAGGTGCCATCGACGCCGCCAGCATCCTCAAGCCGATGTTGGCCCGCGGAGAACTGCAGACGATCGGCGCCACCACGCTCGAGGAATACCGCAAGTACCTGGAGAAGGACGCGGCCCTGGAGCGCCGATTCCAGCCGATCCAGGTCGATGAGCCCAACGTCGCCGAGACCATTCAGATCCTGACCGGCCTGCGTGACAAGTACGAAGCGCACCATCGGGCCTCGTACACCGATGCTGCTCTGGTGTCGGCTGCCAACCTCGCCGACCGCTACGTCGCCGACCGCTTCCTCCCCGACAAGGCCATCGATCTCATCGACGAGGCCGGCAGCCGGATGCGTCTGCGCCGCAAGGCCGCCACGCCCGAGCTCGAGGACATCGAGAAGCGGCTCTCCGACGTTCGCGGCCAGAAGGAGGAGGCCGTCCAGTCGCAGCAGTTCGAACGCGCCGCCCAGCTGCGCGACCAGGAGCGCGAGCTCATCACCGATCGCACGGATCACGAGGCAGCGCTCGGCGAGGCCGAGGACGTGACCGGATCGATCATCGACGAGGAGCAGATCGCCGAGGTGCTGGCGCAGTGGACCGGGATCCCCGTCCAGAGCCTCACCGAGGAGGAGACCGCCAAGCTCCTGCGCATGGAGGAGGACCTCCACGAGCGGATCGTCGGCCAGCACGAGGCGATCCAGGCGGTCAGCCGGGCCATCCGTCGTACCCGTGCCGGGCTCAAGGACCCGAGGCGGCCTTCCGGGTCGTTCATATTCCTCGGACCCTCGGGGGTCGGCAAGACCGAGACCGCCAAGGCCCTCGCCGCTTTCCTGTTCGGCACCGAGTCGGCGCTCATACAGCTCGACATGTCCGAGTACATGGAGAAGCACACGGTGAGTCGCCTCGTCGGATCCCCGCCGGGGTATGTCGGCTATGACGAGGGTGGCCAGCTCACCGAGGCCGTGCGCCGCAAGCCGTTCTCGGTGGTGCTGTTCGACGAGATCGAAAAGGCGCACCCCGACGTTTTCAACACGCTGCTGCAGATCCTCGAGGACGGTCGCCTGACCGACGCGCAGGGCCGCACGGTCGACTTCAAGAACACTGTGATCATCATGACCTCGAACCTGGGTACTCAGGACCTGAAGCGAAAGGCGGTCGGGTTCTCCACCGACAGCGAGGCGGCGTCGTACGAGAAGATCAAGGAGCGGGTCACCGAGGCGCTCAAGAAGCAGTTCCGGCCCGAGTTCCTCAACCGGATCGACGAGGTCATCGTCTTCCACGAGCTCACCATGGACGAGGTCAAGGCGATCGTGGACCTGATGATCGTTCGCATCCGTGAGCAGCTGAAGTCGCAGGCCGTCGAACTGGTGCTCAGCGACGACGCCAAGGCGTTCCTCGCCGGCCAGGGCTACGACCCGCAGCTCGGGGCCCGACCCTTGCGTCGCTCCATCCAGCGGATGCTCGAGGACCCGCTCTCCGAGAAGATGCTGTTCGGCGAGTTCCCGGCGGGTTCCACGGTGCTGGTCGACGTCGACCCCGAGGATCTGGGGCGGCTCGCTTTCACGTCGGTGGACTCGACCATCGAGTCTCCCGTCTCCCACTGA
- a CDS encoding polyprenyl synthetase family protein: protein MNTPPIRDLVPIDRVWKRMASVEHRLLEATSSEEDGLTDILQHLMGGGKRYRPLLALVTSELGAVAGNDPVEAAVAVELIHVGSLYHDDVIDEADSRRGVDSVNANWSNTVAILAGDFLLARASEVAAPLGTEAVALLARTYALLCEGQMLELTLANRLDTDPDDYFRVIDKKTASLIRTSARLGAMAGGASPAEIETATSWGYQVGMVFQLADDILDLVATEDFLGKPAGSDIFEGTFTLPVLLAAQGDDSDRIERLLSGGKPYDPDAVAEVIDLVRKGGHVDIALSHVDAHIARAERAVAALPTGQVRDVLGGLGRYLVQRVEAARSA, encoded by the coding sequence ATGAACACCCCGCCGATACGGGACCTGGTCCCCATCGACCGCGTGTGGAAGAGGATGGCCTCCGTCGAACACCGGCTCCTCGAGGCCACCAGCTCGGAGGAGGACGGACTCACCGACATCCTCCAGCACCTCATGGGCGGCGGCAAGCGTTACCGGCCGCTGCTGGCTCTCGTCACCTCGGAGCTCGGCGCGGTCGCTGGCAACGACCCGGTAGAGGCGGCGGTGGCGGTGGAACTCATCCACGTGGGGAGCCTCTACCACGACGACGTGATCGACGAGGCCGACAGTCGCCGTGGAGTCGACTCGGTGAATGCCAACTGGTCGAACACGGTGGCGATCCTCGCTGGCGACTTCCTGCTCGCTCGCGCTTCGGAGGTCGCCGCACCCCTGGGCACCGAGGCGGTGGCCCTGCTGGCGCGCACCTACGCCTTGCTCTGTGAGGGCCAGATGCTCGAACTGACGCTGGCGAACCGCCTCGACACCGATCCCGACGACTACTTCCGGGTGATCGACAAAAAGACCGCCAGCCTCATCCGGACCTCGGCGCGCCTCGGCGCGATGGCCGGTGGGGCCTCCCCGGCCGAGATCGAGACCGCGACCTCCTGGGGCTACCAGGTCGGGATGGTGTTCCAGCTGGCCGACGACATCCTCGACCTCGTGGCCACCGAGGACTTCCTCGGCAAGCCAGCAGGCTCCGACATCTTCGAGGGAACCTTCACGCTGCCGGTGCTCCTGGCGGCGCAAGGTGACGACAGTGACCGCATCGAACGCCTCCTGTCGGGAGGCAAGCCGTACGACCCCGATGCCGTCGCCGAAGTGATCGACCTGGTGCGCAAGGGAGGGCATGTCGATATCGCCTTGAGCCACGTCGATGCCCACATCGCAAGGGCCGAGCGGGCCGTTGCCGCGCTACCTACCGGGCAGGTAAGAGACGTGCTCGGCGGACTCGGTCGTTACCTGGTCCAGCGAGTCGAAGCGGCCCGCAGCGCGTAG
- a CDS encoding ABC transporter permease: MTDKPRVSDPDETPRIPKQRHVVGAGRRAVLALSAPVIAIVFALALSSVVLLVSGSSPLAAYADMIRAGTRLESIVDMLNRATPLYLSGIAAAIGFRMNLFNIGVEGQYTLAAFFAAVVGAHIVLPAFFHITVIVLVAMIVGALWSGLAGWLKVARGVNEVIGTIMLNFIAIGGAVAWLAVQWREGPLTPNSGTKFIPESGRLPDINAVLEIFTREITGGRHLSAVLLLAIIGGIVFHVFVNRTRLGFDLRATGYNFHAARAGGVSANRMVIVAMVYSGAMAGLVGMVDVLSRNHRFDAEFFSGLGFAGIAVALLGRNHAVGLAIGAMLFAFMDVSSPILQITGSATREIVVIMQGIILLAAVVAYESVRRYRERDEVRRAAAALAHGDDGI, translated from the coding sequence ATGACCGACAAGCCCCGGGTCTCCGATCCCGACGAGACCCCGCGGATTCCCAAGCAGCGCCACGTGGTCGGTGCCGGCCGTCGTGCGGTGCTCGCCCTGTCAGCCCCGGTGATCGCCATCGTGTTCGCCCTGGCGCTCTCCTCGGTGGTCCTCCTCGTATCCGGCAGTAGTCCGCTCGCGGCCTACGCCGACATGATCCGCGCCGGTACCCGACTGGAGAGCATCGTCGACATGCTCAACCGGGCGACACCCCTGTACCTGTCCGGCATCGCAGCGGCCATCGGCTTCAGGATGAACCTGTTCAACATCGGGGTGGAGGGGCAGTACACGCTGGCCGCCTTCTTTGCCGCGGTCGTCGGCGCTCACATCGTCCTGCCGGCCTTCTTCCACATCACCGTGATTGTCCTGGTGGCGATGATCGTCGGCGCCCTGTGGTCCGGCCTCGCCGGATGGCTCAAGGTGGCGCGCGGGGTCAACGAGGTGATCGGGACGATCATGCTCAACTTCATCGCCATCGGCGGGGCCGTGGCCTGGCTCGCCGTCCAGTGGCGCGAGGGCCCGCTGACGCCGAACTCAGGCACCAAGTTCATCCCCGAGTCGGGCCGACTGCCAGACATCAACGCGGTGCTCGAGATCTTCACCCGGGAGATCACCGGTGGCCGTCACCTGTCGGCGGTGCTCCTGCTGGCGATCATCGGCGGCATCGTGTTCCACGTCTTCGTCAACCGCACCCGGTTGGGCTTCGACCTGCGGGCCACCGGCTACAACTTTCACGCGGCGCGCGCCGGCGGCGTGTCGGCCAACCGGATGGTCATCGTGGCGATGGTGTATTCGGGTGCGATGGCCGGTCTCGTCGGTATGGTCGACGTGCTGAGCCGCAACCATCGGTTCGACGCCGAATTCTTTTCCGGCCTCGGCTTCGCCGGGATCGCCGTTGCTCTCCTCGGGCGCAACCATGCGGTCGGTCTCGCCATCGGCGCCATGCTCTTCGCCTTCATGGACGTCTCGTCCCCGATCCTCCAGATCACCGGATCGGCGACCCGCGAGATCGTGGTCATCATGCAGGGGATCATCCTGTTGGCCGCAGTCGTCGCCTACGAGTCGGTGCGGCGTTACCGGGAGCGCGACGAAGTCCGCCGCGCCGCTGCCGCCCTGGCCCACGGGGATGACGGGATATGA
- the lysS gene encoding lysine--tRNA ligase, whose amino-acid sequence MADDEAAIGAEADESALDRIMADRQARVDAVRDAGGDPYPVRFDRTAVAADLHAEHGGLDPQTNTGSSVVVAGRVMSKRELGAVAFAVLQDGSGRIQLFAEEKVLGERMADFAALDVGDWVGASGEVVTTRTGELSVRVDDFTLLSKALRPLPEKWHGLTDTEQRYRRRYVDLMVNPDSMRVARARVATVASVRDSLISRGFIEVETPVLHDLPTGGLATPFTTHHAALDQTMYLRIALELHLKRLVVGGMERVFEIGRVFRNEGLSPRHNPEFTMLEAYQALADYGDMVDLTEAIVVEAAEAVAGTTRLTYQGRPLSLTAPWKLIDYVGATTEISGVEWDPVMLVEDARAAADTAGIEYDGSWGTGRIIAEAFEHFVEPTLWEPTVVLDFPEEISPLARLHRSRPGLTERFEVIVAGHELANAFSELNDPVDQRRRFEAQAAARAAGDTEAHPMDEDYLRALEYGLPPTGGMGLGIDRLVMLLTDQAAIRDVLLFPHLRRES is encoded by the coding sequence ATGGCGGACGACGAGGCGGCGATCGGCGCGGAGGCCGACGAGTCGGCGCTCGATCGGATCATGGCCGATCGTCAGGCCAGGGTCGATGCCGTCCGCGATGCTGGCGGCGACCCGTACCCGGTCAGGTTCGACCGGACCGCCGTCGCCGCCGACCTCCACGCAGAGCATGGCGGCCTCGACCCTCAGACCAACACCGGATCGAGCGTGGTGGTGGCCGGACGGGTCATGTCGAAGCGCGAGCTCGGCGCGGTGGCGTTCGCCGTTCTCCAGGACGGATCCGGTCGCATCCAGCTGTTCGCCGAGGAGAAGGTACTGGGGGAGCGCATGGCCGACTTCGCCGCTCTCGACGTGGGGGACTGGGTGGGTGCCTCGGGTGAGGTGGTGACCACCCGCACGGGGGAGCTGTCGGTGCGGGTAGATGACTTCACCCTGCTCTCCAAGGCCCTGCGCCCTCTGCCGGAGAAGTGGCATGGCCTCACCGACACCGAGCAGCGCTACCGCCGGCGGTACGTCGACCTGATGGTCAATCCGGACTCGATGCGGGTGGCGCGCGCCCGGGTGGCGACAGTCGCGTCGGTTCGGGACTCCCTGATCAGCCGTGGGTTCATCGAGGTCGAGACGCCGGTCCTCCACGACCTGCCGACCGGTGGGCTGGCCACGCCTTTCACCACCCACCATGCCGCGCTCGACCAGACGATGTACTTGCGGATCGCCCTGGAACTCCACCTCAAGCGGCTGGTCGTGGGTGGCATGGAGCGGGTGTTCGAGATCGGCCGCGTCTTTCGCAACGAGGGCCTATCGCCCCGTCACAACCCGGAGTTCACCATGCTCGAGGCCTATCAGGCTCTCGCCGACTACGGCGACATGGTCGACCTCACCGAGGCGATCGTGGTCGAAGCGGCCGAGGCGGTGGCAGGTACCACCAGGCTCACCTATCAGGGCCGCCCGCTGTCACTCACGGCTCCCTGGAAGCTCATCGACTACGTCGGGGCCACCACCGAGATCAGCGGCGTCGAGTGGGACCCGGTCATGCTGGTCGAGGACGCCCGCGCGGCCGCCGATACTGCTGGCATCGAGTACGACGGGTCCTGGGGCACCGGGCGGATCATCGCCGAGGCGTTCGAGCACTTCGTGGAGCCCACCCTCTGGGAGCCGACCGTGGTCCTCGACTTCCCCGAGGAGATCTCCCCGCTTGCCCGCCTCCACCGGTCTCGGCCCGGGCTCACCGAGCGATTCGAGGTGATCGTCGCCGGCCACGAGCTGGCGAACGCCTTCTCCGAACTCAACGACCCGGTGGATCAACGCCGTCGCTTCGAGGCACAGGCCGCCGCCCGCGCCGCTGGCGATACCGAGGCGCACCCGATGGACGAGGACTACCTGCGAGCCCTCGAATACGGCCTCCCTCCCACCGGCGGCATGGGGCTCGGCATCGACCGCCTGGTGATGCTCCTCACCGACCAGGCGGCGATCCGCGACGTACTGCTGTTCCCGCATCTCCGGAGGGAGAGCTAG
- a CDS encoding ABC transporter permease has protein sequence MTWARQFGRLPAWARYGIAAAVGMLVLTVVQSLEPGGLDRLTSQNASGAMLRWGMPILLAGLGGLYSERAGVVNIGLDGMMILGTWFGAWGVLQGGPWMGLVYGLAGGALGGLVHAVATVTFKVDHIVSGVAINILAPGVVRYLSSELFTEYAGGSITQSPSITGLGNITLPFLAGGNIFGWKSPDILGVVDRWDAFFISDVAGFLRGFVANVNIFSLIALAVVPASAWLIWRTRFGLRLRIAGEHPTAGESLGINIYWQKYKGVIISGALSGLGGAFIAMELTGFYREGQVQGRGFIGLAALIFGNWRPGGILVAAFVFGYPFGTALRDLDGRSTHALMLLIVVGLAVMLVVSIRRAKPFDAVLAGVLAATFLVWYLLTDSAPSFLPNALPFATVLLVLIFAGQRLRMPAADGKRYEKGQEL, from the coding sequence ATGACCTGGGCGCGCCAGTTCGGTCGGCTTCCTGCCTGGGCCCGCTACGGCATCGCCGCCGCCGTTGGCATGTTGGTACTCACCGTCGTGCAGTCACTCGAACCGGGGGGCCTCGATCGGCTGACGTCGCAGAACGCATCCGGAGCCATGCTGCGCTGGGGCATGCCGATCCTCCTCGCCGGTCTCGGCGGCCTCTACTCGGAACGGGCCGGAGTGGTCAACATCGGGCTCGACGGCATGATGATCCTCGGTACGTGGTTCGGTGCGTGGGGTGTCCTCCAAGGTGGACCGTGGATGGGTCTGGTCTACGGTCTCGCTGGCGGCGCCCTCGGTGGCCTGGTTCACGCCGTGGCCACGGTCACCTTCAAAGTGGATCACATCGTGTCCGGGGTTGCCATCAACATCCTCGCCCCGGGTGTGGTCCGCTATCTGTCGTCCGAGTTGTTCACCGAGTACGCCGGCGGTTCCATCACACAGTCGCCGTCGATCACCGGCCTGGGCAACATCACCCTTCCGTTCCTGGCGGGCGGCAACATCTTCGGCTGGAAGTCGCCGGACATTCTCGGTGTTGTCGACCGATGGGACGCCTTCTTCATCTCCGACGTGGCCGGGTTCTTGCGGGGCTTCGTCGCCAACGTCAACATCTTCTCGCTGATCGCTCTCGCTGTGGTCCCGGCTTCCGCCTGGTTGATCTGGCGGACCAGATTCGGGCTGCGCCTGCGGATCGCCGGTGAACATCCGACGGCCGGCGAATCGCTGGGCATCAACATCTACTGGCAGAAGTACAAGGGCGTCATCATCAGCGGTGCCCTGTCCGGGCTGGGCGGGGCGTTCATCGCCATGGAGCTCACCGGCTTCTACCGGGAGGGTCAGGTGCAGGGCCGCGGGTTCATCGGTCTCGCCGCCCTCATCTTCGGGAACTGGCGGCCCGGGGGGATCCTGGTGGCGGCGTTCGTGTTCGGTTACCCCTTCGGGACCGCCCTGCGCGATCTCGACGGGCGGTCCACCCACGCCCTGATGCTGCTCATCGTGGTGGGGCTGGCGGTGATGCTCGTGGTGTCGATCAGGCGGGCCAAGCCGTTCGACGCGGTCCTCGCCGGTGTGCTCGCGGCCACCTTCCTCGTCTGGTATCTGCTCACCGACAGCGCCCCCTCCTTCCTCCCCAATGCCCTGCCGTTCGCCACCGTGCTCCTGGTGCTCATCTTCGCCGGGCAGCGATTGCGCATGCCCGCAGCGGACGGGAAACGGTATGAGAAGGGGCAGGAGCTTTAA